A window of the Streptomyces griseochromogenes genome harbors these coding sequences:
- a CDS encoding fumarate reductase/succinate dehydrogenase flavoprotein subunit: MTTPANAPAQTPSEIPAIADAEELTCDVLVIGGGTAGTMAALTAAERGADVLLLEKAHVRHSGALAMGMDGVNNAVVPGRAEPDDYVAEITRANDGIVDQSTVRQTAARGFAMVQRLESYGVKFEKDEHGAYAVRQVHRSGSYVLPMPEGKDVKKVLYRQLRRREMRERIRIENRVMPVRLLTAPDDGRAIGAVGLHTRTGAFVTVRAGAVILATGACGRLGLPASGYLYGTYENPTNAGDGYAMAYHAGAELTGIECFQINPLIKDYNGPACAYVANPFGGYQVNRHGERFVDSDYWSGQMMAEFAAEVASARGPVYLKLSHLPEESVSALESILHSTERPTRGTFHAGRGHDYRTHDVEMHISEIGLCGGHSASGVRVDDHARTTVPRLYAAGDLACVPHNYMIGAFVFGDLAGADAAQYTAYEGELPVDQVREAHELIYRPLRNPDGPPQAQVEYKLRRFVNDYVAPPKSGARLSLALEAFERMRADIAAMGARTPHELMRCAEVTFIRDCAEMAARASLARTESRWGLYHDRTDHPRRDDASWFHHLDLHKSPSGAMEFTARPVAPYLVPVEGFAPVGGPSRHLGEVRPEDVATAGPRDVAPVAAGPTSSRDALSADPSGAGDSASPRLLEMLELAEEEPELASLKPYLSDPDPAVRRTAVSVLTETVPPGTGQALAGALTDPDAEVRAAAAASLRELVETLPPDPALGAALTGALAQADPVVRAAALDVLRTLRLGEADVFASALADPDVTVRIAAVRALVSVDAAGLLAGAADDPSREVRVTVARALAAVSSAPLDPQARELLADGLDRLTEDADPLVRGAALGALATAGCPRPLAVRAVAALSDPAWQVRSGAATALSVAPAGTAVAALAKALADPNADVRKAAVLALTRHNAIEEARAALATATADPDADVRAYAARGL, translated from the coding sequence GTGACCACCCCCGCCAACGCCCCCGCACAGACCCCCTCGGAGATCCCCGCCATAGCCGACGCCGAGGAGCTGACCTGCGACGTCCTCGTCATCGGCGGCGGTACCGCCGGCACCATGGCCGCCCTGACCGCCGCCGAGCGCGGCGCGGACGTCCTGCTTCTGGAGAAGGCCCACGTCCGTCACTCCGGTGCGCTCGCCATGGGCATGGACGGCGTCAACAACGCGGTCGTCCCGGGCCGCGCCGAGCCCGACGACTACGTCGCCGAGATCACCCGCGCCAACGACGGCATCGTCGACCAGTCCACCGTCCGCCAGACCGCCGCCCGCGGCTTCGCGATGGTCCAGCGGCTGGAGTCGTACGGGGTCAAGTTCGAGAAGGACGAGCATGGCGCGTACGCGGTCCGCCAGGTGCATCGCTCCGGCTCGTACGTACTGCCGATGCCGGAAGGCAAGGATGTCAAGAAGGTCCTGTACCGGCAGTTGCGGCGTCGTGAGATGCGGGAGCGGATACGCATCGAGAACCGCGTGATGCCGGTGCGCCTTCTGACGGCCCCGGATGACGGCCGGGCCATCGGGGCGGTCGGCCTCCACACCCGCACGGGCGCCTTCGTCACCGTCCGCGCGGGCGCGGTGATCCTCGCGACCGGTGCCTGCGGCCGCCTCGGGCTGCCCGCCTCCGGATACCTCTACGGCACCTACGAGAATCCGACCAACGCCGGTGACGGTTACGCCATGGCCTACCACGCGGGGGCCGAGCTGACCGGTATCGAGTGCTTCCAGATCAACCCGCTGATCAAGGACTACAACGGTCCGGCCTGCGCGTACGTCGCCAACCCCTTCGGCGGCTACCAGGTCAACCGGCACGGCGAGCGCTTCGTCGACTCCGACTACTGGTCCGGGCAGATGATGGCGGAGTTCGCGGCCGAGGTGGCGAGCGCCCGCGGCCCGGTGTACCTGAAGCTGAGCCATCTTCCCGAGGAGTCGGTCTCGGCCCTGGAGTCGATCCTGCACTCCACCGAGCGCCCCACCCGGGGCACCTTCCACGCCGGCCGGGGGCACGACTACCGCACCCACGACGTCGAGATGCACATCTCCGAGATCGGCCTGTGCGGCGGCCACTCCGCCTCCGGCGTCCGCGTCGACGACCACGCCCGTACGACCGTCCCCCGTCTGTACGCCGCCGGCGACCTGGCCTGCGTCCCGCACAACTACATGATCGGTGCCTTCGTCTTCGGCGACCTCGCGGGCGCGGACGCCGCCCAGTACACGGCGTACGAGGGAGAACTTCCCGTGGACCAGGTGCGCGAGGCGCACGAGCTGATCTACCGTCCACTCCGCAATCCGGACGGCCCGCCGCAGGCCCAGGTCGAGTACAAGCTGCGCCGCTTTGTGAACGACTACGTGGCACCGCCCAAGTCCGGCGCCCGCCTCTCCCTCGCCCTGGAGGCGTTCGAGCGGATGCGCGCCGACATCGCCGCGATGGGCGCCCGCACCCCCCACGAGCTGATGCGCTGCGCCGAGGTCACCTTCATCCGCGACTGCGCGGAGATGGCCGCCCGCGCCTCCCTCGCCCGCACCGAGTCCCGCTGGGGGCTCTATCACGACCGCACCGATCACCCCCGGCGTGACGACGCCTCCTGGTTCCACCATCTCGATCTGCACAAGTCCCCCTCTGGTGCGATGGAGTTCACGGCCCGTCCCGTGGCTCCGTATCTGGTTCCGGTCGAAGGCTTCGCTCCCGTCGGTGGTCCGTCCCGGCACCTGGGCGAGGTCCGTCCCGAGGACGTCGCCACGGCCGGCCCTCGAGACGTGGCACCGGTCGCCGCCGGACCGACGTCCTCCCGTGACGCCCTGTCCGCGGATCCGAGCGGCGCCGGGGACTCCGCCTCGCCGCGGCTCCTGGAGATGCTGGAGCTGGCCGAAGAGGAGCCCGAACTGGCCTCTCTGAAGCCCTACTTGTCCGACCCCGATCCGGCGGTCCGGCGTACGGCTGTCTCGGTCCTCACCGAGACCGTGCCGCCCGGCACCGGGCAGGCCCTGGCCGGTGCCCTCACCGACCCCGACGCCGAGGTCCGCGCGGCTGCCGCAGCCTCACTGCGCGAGCTGGTCGAGACCCTGCCGCCCGACCCTGCCCTGGGTGCCGCGCTCACCGGCGCGCTCGCCCAGGCCGACCCCGTGGTCCGCGCGGCCGCCCTCGACGTGCTCCGCACCCTGCGGCTGGGCGAGGCGGATGTGTTCGCCTCCGCCCTGGCCGACCCCGACGTCACCGTACGCATCGCGGCCGTGCGCGCCCTCGTCTCGGTCGACGCAGCCGGACTGCTGGCGGGCGCGGCGGACGATCCTTCCCGGGAGGTCCGGGTCACCGTGGCCAGGGCACTGGCAGCGGTCAGCTCGGCGCCCCTGGACCCGCAGGCCCGGGAGCTGCTCGCAGACGGCCTGGACCGGCTCACCGAGGACGCCGACCCGCTGGTGCGCGGCGCCGCGCTGGGTGCGCTGGCCACGGCCGGCTGCCCGAGGCCGCTGGCCGTCCGTGCCGTGGCCGCTCTGTCCGACCCTGCCTGGCAGGTCAGGTCCGGTGCCGCCACCGCGCTGTCGGTCGCACCCGCCGGCACGGCCGTCGCCGCTCTCGCCAAGGCCCTCGCCGACCCCAACGCCGATGTGCGCAAGGCGGCGGTCCTGGCGCTGACCCGGCACAACGCCATCGAGGAGGCCCGCGCGGCCCTGGCCACCGCCACGGCCGACCCGGACGCGGACGTCAGGGCGTACGCGGCGCGCGGACTGTGA
- a CDS encoding ABC transporter ATP-binding protein, translated as MSTSSETVRTTAASGAATQEGEDGTRLTLRASVLGRPDAPVLHDVGLDVSPGEILTVVGPSGCGKSTLLRTLAGLLSPLSGAVEQDGRPLTGPSADRALVFQEDALLPWRTLRGNVELPLAISGVPRAERRVRAESWLGRVGLSAQAGQLPHRVSGGQRQRAQLARALAGSPRAVLLDEPFGALDAQTRSGMQDLLVEVLRGTSATVVFVTHDVDEALFLGDRVALLGVGRVAAVRDVPRPRDRDALDDPARAALRRAVLSSLGT; from the coding sequence ATGAGCACCTCGTCTGAAACGGTCCGGACCACCGCGGCTTCAGGCGCGGCGACACAGGAGGGCGAAGACGGCACCCGCCTCACGTTGCGCGCCTCCGTCCTCGGCCGACCGGACGCCCCGGTCCTGCACGACGTCGGCCTGGACGTCTCGCCCGGCGAGATCCTCACCGTCGTCGGCCCCTCCGGCTGCGGCAAGTCGACGCTGCTGCGCACGCTCGCCGGGCTGCTGTCCCCGCTGTCCGGGGCGGTGGAACAGGACGGCCGCCCGCTGACCGGGCCGTCCGCCGACCGCGCGCTGGTCTTCCAGGAGGACGCGCTGCTGCCCTGGCGCACCCTGCGCGGAAACGTCGAACTGCCGCTCGCCATCAGTGGCGTACCGCGCGCGGAGCGCCGAGTCCGGGCCGAGTCCTGGCTCGGGCGCGTGGGCCTCAGCGCACAGGCAGGGCAGTTGCCGCACCGTGTGTCCGGAGGACAGCGCCAACGTGCCCAGCTGGCCCGTGCCTTGGCCGGCAGTCCGCGCGCGGTCCTCCTGGACGAACCCTTCGGCGCCCTGGACGCGCAGACCCGCTCCGGCATGCAGGACCTGCTGGTGGAGGTGTTGCGCGGCACGAGCGCGACCGTCGTCTTCGTCACGCACGACGTCGACGAGGCGCTCTTCCTCGGCGACCGTGTCGCCCTCCTCGGCGTCGGCCGCGTGGCCGCCGTACGCGACGTACCGCGCCCCCGTGACCGCGACGCCCTGGACGACCCGGCCCGCGCGGCCCTGCGCCGCGCCGTCCTCTCCTCGCTCGGCACCTGA
- a CDS encoding Uma2 family endonuclease, with protein sequence MSVAPKASKPTWPTPPKGGWTADDLDHLPNLPPHTELIDGSLVFVSPQTIFHERTIDFFKWQLQSLAPTEFEVFREFTIDLDRQNRPEPDVVVVRADVVEDPYQTRFPAESVVLAIEVVSEDSVSRDRETKPLKYARAKIPHYWRVENEEGRAAVHVFELEPTTGTYTSTGIFRERMKLDVPFPVDLDLTQIKARRDRKQ encoded by the coding sequence ATGAGCGTCGCACCGAAGGCGTCCAAGCCCACCTGGCCGACCCCGCCGAAAGGCGGCTGGACCGCCGACGACCTGGACCACCTCCCGAATCTTCCTCCGCACACGGAATTGATCGACGGGAGCCTGGTCTTCGTGAGTCCGCAGACCATCTTTCACGAGCGCACCATCGACTTCTTCAAGTGGCAGCTCCAATCGCTGGCGCCTACGGAGTTCGAGGTATTTCGTGAGTTCACCATCGACCTGGACCGTCAGAATCGGCCTGAGCCGGATGTGGTCGTCGTGCGAGCGGACGTAGTGGAAGACCCGTACCAGACCCGGTTCCCGGCGGAGTCCGTCGTCCTGGCCATCGAGGTCGTCTCCGAGGACTCGGTCTCCCGTGACCGCGAGACGAAGCCGCTGAAGTATGCCCGCGCCAAGATCCCCCACTACTGGCGGGTCGAGAACGAGGAGGGCCGGGCCGCGGTACACGTCTTCGAGCTGGAGCCGACGACCGGCACCTACACCAGCACCGGAATCTTCCGCGAGCGCATGAAGCTGGACGTGCCGTTCCCGGTGGACCTCGACCTCACCCAGATCAAGGCGCGCCGCGACCGGAAGCAGTGA
- the recQ gene encoding DNA helicase RecQ, protein MRGTGVIKEMPEAAESEALATLHRVFGYEAFRGEQEAIVEHVVAGGDALVLMPTGGGKSLCYQIPALVRPGTGIVISPLIALMQDQVDALRALGVRAGFVNSTQDFDERRVVEAEFLAGELDLLYLAPERLRLESTLDLLSRGKISVFAIDEAHCVSQWGHDFRPDYLALSLLGERWPDVPRIALTATATRATHQEITQRLNLPTARHFEASFDRPNIQYRIVPKADPKKQLLAFLREEHAGDAGIVYCLSRNSVERTAEFLSSNGIEAVPYHAGLDGGVRAAHQSRFLREEGLVVVATIAFGMGIDKPDVRFVAHLDLPKSIEGYYQETGRAGRDGLPSTAWMAYGLNDVIQQRKLIQSGEGDEAFRRRAAAHLDAMLALCETARCRRGQLLAYFGQDPSAEGCGNCDTCVTPPETWDGTVAAQKVLSTVVRLQRERGQKFGAVQIVDILLGKRTGKVIQFDHDQLSVFGIGQDLAEGEWRGVVRQLLAQGLLAVEGEYGTLVLTEASGSVLRREREVPLRKEPAKPAASRSGSGASSGRGDRKAKVAAAELSDELLPAFEALRAWRAEQAKEQGVPAYVIFHDATLREIVTRWPGSVRELGTISGVGEKKLATYGEGVLGVLSALDGASPAPETAPAGAAAPAPGESPEDDWPEPGDEPEPDDWI, encoded by the coding sequence ATGCGCGGGACGGGCGTGATCAAGGAGATGCCAGAGGCGGCCGAGAGCGAGGCGCTGGCCACACTGCACCGGGTCTTCGGGTACGAGGCCTTCCGCGGCGAACAAGAGGCGATCGTCGAGCATGTGGTGGCAGGCGGCGACGCCCTCGTCCTCATGCCGACCGGTGGCGGCAAGTCGCTGTGCTACCAGATCCCGGCCCTGGTCAGACCCGGTACGGGCATCGTGATCTCGCCGTTGATCGCGCTGATGCAGGACCAGGTGGACGCCCTGCGGGCCCTCGGCGTGCGGGCCGGCTTCGTCAACTCCACCCAGGACTTCGACGAGCGGCGCGTGGTCGAGGCCGAGTTCCTCGCGGGCGAGCTGGACCTGCTGTACCTGGCGCCGGAGCGGCTGCGCCTGGAGTCCACGCTCGATCTGCTCTCCCGCGGAAAGATCTCCGTCTTCGCGATCGACGAGGCCCATTGTGTGTCCCAGTGGGGCCACGACTTCCGCCCCGACTACCTGGCACTCTCCCTGCTCGGTGAGCGCTGGCCGGACGTCCCGCGGATCGCCCTCACGGCGACGGCCACACGCGCCACCCACCAGGAGATCACCCAGCGGCTGAACCTGCCGACGGCCCGCCACTTCGAGGCCAGCTTCGACCGGCCCAACATCCAGTACCGGATCGTACCCAAGGCCGACCCCAAGAAGCAGCTGCTCGCCTTCCTGCGGGAGGAGCACGCGGGTGACGCCGGCATCGTGTACTGCCTCTCCCGCAACTCGGTGGAGCGGACGGCCGAGTTCCTGAGCAGCAACGGCATCGAGGCGGTGCCGTACCACGCGGGCCTGGACGGGGGCGTGCGAGCGGCCCACCAGTCCCGGTTCCTGCGCGAGGAGGGCCTGGTCGTGGTCGCGACCATCGCCTTCGGCATGGGCATCGACAAGCCGGACGTGCGCTTCGTCGCCCACCTGGACCTGCCCAAGTCGATCGAGGGCTACTACCAGGAGACGGGCCGCGCGGGCCGTGACGGACTGCCCTCCACCGCCTGGATGGCGTATGGCCTCAACGACGTCATACAGCAGCGCAAGCTGATCCAGTCCGGCGAGGGCGACGAGGCGTTCCGCCGCAGGGCCGCCGCCCACCTCGACGCGATGCTCGCCCTGTGCGAGACCGCCCGGTGCCGGCGCGGCCAGCTGCTGGCCTACTTCGGCCAGGACCCCTCGGCCGAGGGCTGCGGCAACTGCGACACCTGCGTCACCCCGCCGGAGACCTGGGACGGCACCGTCGCCGCGCAGAAGGTGCTGTCGACGGTGGTACGGCTGCAGCGGGAGCGCGGGCAGAAGTTCGGTGCCGTGCAGATCGTCGACATCCTGCTCGGCAAGCGCACCGGCAAGGTGATCCAGTTCGACCACGACCAGCTGTCCGTCTTCGGCATCGGCCAGGACCTCGCCGAGGGCGAGTGGCGGGGCGTTGTCCGCCAGCTGCTCGCCCAGGGGCTGCTCGCGGTCGAGGGGGAGTACGGCACGCTGGTGCTGACCGAGGCGAGCGGTTCGGTGCTGCGGCGGGAGCGCGAGGTGCCGCTGCGCAAGGAACCGGCGAAGCCGGCCGCCTCCCGGTCCGGCTCGGGCGCTTCCTCCGGCCGCGGCGACCGCAAGGCCAAGGTCGCGGCGGCGGAGCTGTCCGACGAACTGCTCCCCGCGTTCGAGGCCCTGCGCGCCTGGCGTGCCGAGCAGGCGAAGGAACAGGGCGTCCCGGCCTACGTCATCTTCCACGACGCCACCCTGCGCGAGATCGTCACGCGGTGGCCGGGATCGGTGCGGGAGCTGGGCACGATCAGCGGCGTCGGCGAGAAGAAGCTCGCGACGTACGGAGAAGGCGTGCTCGGTGTGCTGTCCGCACTGGACGGTGCGAGCCCGGCTCCCGAGACCGCCCCGGCGGGTGCTGCCGCGCCCGCACCCGGCGAGTCCCCGGAGGACGACTGGCCCGAGCCGGGGGACGAGCCGGAGCCGGACGACTGGATATAG